From a single Nicotiana tomentosiformis chromosome 2, ASM39032v3, whole genome shotgun sequence genomic region:
- the LOC138906254 gene encoding uncharacterized protein codes for MVRFHSVEGRTKAIEGGTQTFDRKPVVVKPWKLGMEMSKIMVEPVPIWIRLVVLDLKYWGQAALAKIAGLVGKPVKADTATTRKEKLMYARVMVEVPLNKIYTDTIMFENELGQIIEQTVEYEWKPTLCDHCRNFGRIKEHCRKLQMNNQLNETA; via the coding sequence ATGGTAAGATTTCACAGTGTAGAAGGACGAACCAAAGCAATTGAAGGGGGAACTCAAACCTTTGATAGGAAACCAGTGGTGGTGAAGCCATGGAAACTAGGTATGGAAATGAGCAAAATAATGGTGGAACCGGTCCCAATCTGGATCCGTCTAGTGGTATTAGACCTCAAATATTGGGGTCAAGCTGCTTTGGCCAAAATTGCAGGATTAGTAGGAAAGCCTGTGAAAGCTGATACTGCAACTACAAGGAAAGAGAAACTAATGTATGCTAGGGTGATGGTTGAAGTACCATTAAACAAAATATATACAGACACAATAATGTTTGAGAATGAGTTAGGGCAAATAATTGAACAGACAGTGGAGTATGAGTGGAAGCCAACACTGTGCGACCATTGCAGAAACTTTGGTCGCATAAAGGAACACTGTAGGAAACTACAGATGAATAACCAACTGAACGAGACAGCATAA